caggtctttcccattctctagcaataatctccgtagcacggtcaggaaccagaaaaacctccaccggggagggaacatcaaagtacaatttactagactttttagcgtttactacgatagttgtgtcggagtcgtccaaagtagccaaaacctcctgaagtaataagcgaaggtgttctagcttaaatctgaaggataccacttcagcatcagaaggaattacactatctgagtctgagatttccccctcagacactacagacatgtcttcttcctcaggcttatgggaagggacattctggatagccagaacttgatcagaaaccttagtaACTGTTTCTTTAAAGTTCCTTTTACATCTtccctgcaacataggaaaagctGACAAGGCTTCAGAtactgcaagggatacctgggaagcaatgtcttgtagaagcaatgtcttgtagagaaaaccCTTCCGGATTGCCAGAGGAAACAAAGGGCatagtatgtggagactgaaaaagttgggacccttgaggagaaagctgcggcagatctgctacaggagacacctgaaaagcatttgcctgggataatggtggctcatggtcaaatattttatctttataacttaaagttctctcaatgcatgaggaacaaaaaggaactggaagttccacctgagcatcaaaacataactggcaAGCAGATACTTCGCCTGGGATACTGGTTTGAAAAGCATCTTGATCCATAatgtgtaataaataaggataaagtgtaaaacatttctttatttgaaaataaaaaataagtgtactgtttctttaaatgtaaatgAACGATAACGAAACAAACCAAAtaaacctcaggctacctatacacatcagtagctttactgaggtgcctaactGTCCTGTTTTTCAAACACAGAGCTGTCCTagcagttacagagccctaactgccggaAAAAAACGGCTAACAACAGTAACAGTTTttacaaagtaaaataaatcactgaGCCACCAAGAATCCCactcctcacagtctcaatgcccaaaactgccttaaataaaaccccaaacatgaaggtttaattaagtcccaataaatgtaatacagctcttagctgtaacaagtgccagttTTCTCattgtaaaagaaattaaaatggcacttacctgaaaagtGCTGTCCGGTCGCAGGACAGCTcccctggtttgagagggtgcagcacctcacatggacctgtgaagaaagaaagaaaacagagtaaacctactcaggctttctggaTAGGGCAGcaaattcttgagaaaacgcagtgaggattgtaccacacaagttctcaagtgcttaaaagccaccactgccctactgaagagacggaCGTGGACTAAGGCTAGACCTCAGAAAAgatcagagtaagcttactctgctttaaaaataataaaatcttgattgaagaaaacttttcatcagacacctaaacttcacctcctccttgcactacaggcaaagagaatgactgagggattatgggtaggggagtgacatttaacagctttcctgtggtgctctttgcctcctccaggtggccaggagtgatattcacaacagtaattatagatgatccgtggactcactgtgtcattagaaagaaagctatatatacacacacatacaactttTTTCACAATAAGTTCAACCCCTTCATGCCAGGGTGCAAGTGCTTAGATCAGACCGAAGTTCCGATTTCAAGGCCgtgatcggatcatgggggactgcctatgccGCTAAGCACCCCCCCGAAGTCAGATTCTTGCTTGTGTCAAAGAGGGAGGCTGCAGAATGCCAGataaggtaggacattccatgccgtcctaacggccttaaagcccagtgcagttaggatggcatggaacttaCTAATGGCGTGAAGGGGTTAACTAAGCAATGTATTGGGAagattattttgtgtttaatgtccctctagcaatcctaataaaaaaataaaaataaaaaaaaatcacacaattgTTGCTTTTATTTGCATGCTAGACCactttttgagtttactatccttTTACATTTCTCAAAATCTGGCCTTTATGTAGGTCTCAAAGGGAAGATCAAGAAACTCAGTTCTGTTACACTAATTATTATCCTATGACCTATGGTCTTTGTAAGTCATACATGGTCACCAGCAGTCAAAAGTTGTCCCTATACTTTTTCCATTTATGGTCTGTCGCTACCTCATCTTGCCAGGGAAATCCCCTTTCTACCGCACGCACCCTCTGCAGCCAGCGGATCATTCCTTGTTGGTGACATTCTGCATGTGGATAAGTATTCATCTGTCCGGTTTATGCAAGTAAACGTTGAATACATCTTGCTTATTATCTGAAAGTGCAGCACCGGTGTCATATGGAATGATTGAATGTAATACATACGCTTGAACTTTATTGCATGCAGAGGGTGTTCTATAGTAACTTTGCTAAAGATATGTTTGGCTGTCTGAAGAATTAATACCTGCTTGTGGATATACCTTACTTTACGTCAAGCTGTTTTTTTGTCTGCTTTGTGAAATACGCTTTCCAGCAACATTTGGATAACGATACTGACATTGACTGCTTTGCTGAGCTTGCTAACACTTATGCTTATACACTTATTGCTTTCCCAGCAGCCTTGGACATCCTTGCTATTTTGTCCTTTTGAAGCATTAGTGGTGCACCACTTTAGTTTTCTATTTAGCCATATCTTTGCATTCCACTCTGTATGGGGATCCCTGtcttgtatgtgtgtttttatatgtttatacatttagaataataaatgtattagtgtTCGTACCTTGTTTCACTCTTACATTATACTGTTTTATATTGTCTTATAGGTGCTGTTTATCCTAGACTTTTAGGTCACACTGATTGGTGTGAtctattctatctttttaaacacatatataaaccttctttctaggttgcactatataaCTGATGCAATTAATTAACATGAAGTGAGCATTGCAgccttatttttgttctttttccatTTGTACTTGAATAAAACAAATGCTTGTTGCTATGTTTTTAACCATTGCAAAAGGGATTAAATGCATAGTGAAGGTTAAACTAAGGATCCACAATGCATTGCAACTGCAAGTGAGGCAATTaggagcagcatatgcacatagctGCAAATCATCTGTTTCCTGCTTAGGAGCGTGCCTGATGTGAGAGTCCAGACAATTTCCTGCAAACATTTGTTTAAAAGgagatgatacccaaatgttgaggcATTTGAAAGTGATACaggatagctgtaaaaagttgactagagaATATCACCTGATATCTAtgtgaaaaggaagatattttacctcaatttcctcagcagccacatcccattgtgaatgaactttaagcagccaattaggatgctagtcccaggacttgcatggGAGTGTGGATCTAGCATGTGCAGACAGAGTCATGTTATTTCCCCTCTCAGTTTAAGgaacgtttactatgaaatctcagatcatcacagcaaagcaaagcatgacctttgCACGGCTGAtgggctattttttttttcatcttgcagctggacagtagctgaaggttaactattcacagagcacttactattgtgagctgaagacattttgagatgctcaggtaatattttcttgtcagctttttacagttatactgcatcactttcaagtgatatagcatataagtattatgtccctttaaaaacaaaattctctaGCAGATTaactcattttattattattgtagaaGATTTCTTTAGTCCACTAGACATCAAACTTAGAATAATAAAATATGAACTTCTCTACCAATAATAAACCAATACCAACTTATACTCTCTTCTAAAATCTGTTAGGAGCCTCGTATGTATAAATGCAGTTACATAACCCAGTTGCTTCAGATATAACTGGGATGTTTAAACCGTAATTATATGTTTTTCTTCCCTATGCTGAAATACTTATGGTTGTCATATGTCGTTTCCTATTGATAGATGACCTTGTAAGAAGCAGATTTAAATTAACTGCTTTCTTTAAATCCTGCAGGGATCGATCACACTCACAATAAGATTATTTTGTCTCCTTTCATGACATGGCATAATTAGTTTCACAAACTGCTAGTGACTTATTTCACACATAAATGATCTATTACTAGGACTTTACCCAACACTAGATTTCTCTTTCATGCTACCTTAATATCCAATCTCATTACACGTTGGTGACCTGCTTTTCAATCTAGTGAATATTTAATTGGCTTTAAATTTGCAAAACTACCAATTTTAAATCACCCTTTTAGCCCTCACCGGTTTATCGATCTCTTGAAGATCTTTGCTCGTCTGTCGTGCTTCTTTCCATTGAATGCCCTGTCTCCGTTCTCAAGCAGGGTTCGTTCGGAGCTCCATTTCCTCTTTCTGTTTGTGAAgctcaattttcttttttttatgatgtCCGTGGTACCCCTTTGAACCCTCATGTGACTGTCTGTACTGCTGCCCACGCACAGCAAATCCTTCCCCCGTTGTTTTGCAATGGGCACACTCAGAAGTCCATTGCTGCTGCCCATATGCGACACCTCCTCCTTAATACTACTGTCTCCACTGCTGATAAGCGACGATCCTCTGCTGTCTTCAGAATCATCTCTAAGGCTACTTTCCACGCATGATACACCAGTATCTAAATCTGTATTACTCCCTTTGCAGTTCATTTTAGTCTTGCTTTCACCTTCCCTTGTGCTACTCACAGAGGAACCCTTTGCGCCACCAATTGTTGAGTGCTCTTCAGTGTTGCTCTCTATATGCAACACCTCTGTCTCTCTACTGCTGCTCTCCACAGGAGGTGTGTCATTATCTACATGAGTGCCCTCACAGCTGCTCTCATCAAGCAAAATGTCTGAGTTAGTATGAGTGCTACTGTTTGCGTTAAGCCCTTCCTCTTCCTTAAGGTCGGTTGTCTGTTTATTTACATGATTGGTAGACTCTTCATCATCACCAACCAATAAAGACTCTGTATTGTCACTGCTCGATTGAGTGTCTCCTGTGTGTGCTGGATCTGCAGGTGTATCCAAATGACTTTCTTCATGTGGCAGTGCACCATCAGCCAGCACCTCCTCTACTACGCTGCTGTCTGTGCTGGATGGCAAATCACTCTTTATATCACTTTCCTTGGCAATCAAAGTTTTATTCTCTGAATAAGGCATGTCTGATTCTTCATGAGTATCTCCATTATCCACAATTACATCTTTTTTACAGTCTTCTACAGTTTCCACTTCAGAAGTGTTAATCGCTTCCTCATGGTTTTCCTTCTCCCCATTATCTGCTGTTGTACTGCATGGGTGGGGTTTGTTGATCTGTGTAGCAGAACATGTAGGCGATTCCTGTATATTGCTCTCTGTCTCCTGTATATTAATGGAGTCTTCCTCTTCATCTGACAAGGGAGTAACAGGTTGGGAAATGTCTTCCATTTGTTCATCATTGTCTTCATTAAGGTCATCTCCCTCCTCTTCATCATTGGCCTCTTCGACTGGCAAGTTCGGAGGTGTGGATGGGATTTCCATTCTCTGATCTCCATCATTTTCTTCGTTGTTTGGAACTTCAGTAGCCTCTtcgtcttcctccccctctgataCTTCTTCGGCCTGCTTCAATTCCTCCTCAATGTCAGTTTCAGATTCCTCCACAGACTCCTCATCATCCTCTGAATTCTGAGAAGGTGGGGTAGGAGTGTTTCTACTCTGTACTGGTGAAACCTGCAAAAAGACAACGAAATACTGAAGTTTCACAAAATACGCACAaaccaataaagggacagtctagtcaaaattaaactttcataattcagataggacattttaaacaactttccaatttacttttatgatcaaaggtaggctcatatgctaatttctaagcccattaaggccgcctcttatctgaatgcatttgactgtttttcacagctagagggtgttagatcttgtgtgctatatagataaacaTCGTGCTcgctccagtggagttatttatgagtcagcactgaatgactaaaatgcaagtctgtcaaaataactgaaataagggggcagcctgcagaggcttagctacaaggtaatcacaaaggtaaaaagtatattgtatatgaagggattaactatctttaaaaacgacaaacattctggagtagactgtccataaTATTCTCTCTGAATAAAATTAAAGGTTCAGGTATTTAGATTTTCTCACACAATTAATAtgacaagaaaaacataatttatgcttacctgataaatgtatttctcttgtgatgtatcgagtccacggattcatccatacttgtgggatattctccttccctacaggaagtggcaaagagagcacccacagcagagctgtctatatatctcctcccttagctccacccccgttattcgaccgaaggctaggaagaaaaaggagaaactatagggtgcagtggtgattgaagttttttaaataaaaatatactgcctgtcttaaataaacagggcgggccgtggactcgatacatcacaagagaaataaatttatcaggtaagcataaattatgttttctcttgtaagatgtatcgagtccacggattcatccatacttgtgggataccaataccaaaaccttaggacacggatgaagggagggacaagacaggtaccttaaacggaaggcaccactgcttgtagaacctttctcccaaaaatagcctccgaagaagcaaaagtatcgaatttgtaaaatttggaaaaagtatgaagcgaagaccaagtcgccaccttacaaatctgttcaacagaagcctcatttttaaaagcccatgtggaagccactgctctagtagaatgagcagtaattctttcagtaggctgctggccagcagtctcataagccaaacggatgatgcttttcagccaaaaggaaagagaggtagccgtagccttttgacctctccgtttaccagaataaacaacaaacaatgaagatgtttgactgaaatctttagttgcttgtaagtagaactttaaagcacgaaccacatcaagattgtgcaacagacgtttcttctttgatgaaggattaggacacagtgaaggaacaacaatctcctgattgatattcctattagaatcaaccttaggaagaaacccaggtttggtacgcaaaaccaccttatctgcatggaaaacaaggtaaggtgagtcacactgtaaagcagatagctcagaaactcttcaagccgaagagatagctactaaaaacaaaactttcctagaagcttaatatctatggaatgcataggttcaaacggaaccccttgaagaactttaagaactaagtttaggctccatggtggagcaacaggtttaaata
The nucleotide sequence above comes from Bombina bombina isolate aBomBom1 chromosome 7, aBomBom1.pri, whole genome shotgun sequence. Encoded proteins:
- the DAXX gene encoding death domain-associated protein 6, with the translated sequence MAHADDIIVLDDDDDDEKPHCSTAKKPSESPAPQTNGRKGGGESQNKGQCMSAENKKLFEEFVDYCSGLTEDHPEVIPFLKGRLANANQTYLSSVEFRNVLGRCLTRVQSKRSKIYVYINELCTSLKANSQKRKLTLKPSTKSTPSVKQVEEVKEENEEKEEEEPVKKTGSKRQIRYLENLLRIYSREIQKLQERELTLDDLEEEDSAYIQEARLKRKILLIFQKLCELKDCPSLTGRVIEQRIPYRGTRYPEVNRRLEKFINESRDGFPDYGDVLRVIERACDRHELGLPRRKIQGMAQDAFREIGNLLQERRHLDMVYNFGCHLTDSYKAGTDPAQQDPSLSRRLRENRGMALARLDEVIKLYAEKQDEDEGEDEKRRKRKKDTETASTSKAGKVSPVQSRNTPTPPSQNSEDDEESVEESETDIEEELKQAEEVSEGEEDEEATEVPNNEENDGDQRMEIPSTPPNLPVEEANDEEEGDDLNEDNDEQMEDISQPVTPLSDEEEDSINIQETESNIQESPTCSATQINKPHPCSTTADNGEKENHEEAINTSEVETVEDCKKDVIVDNGDTHEESDMPYSENKTLIAKESDIKSDLPSSTDSSVVEEVLADGALPHEESHLDTPADPAHTGDTQSSSDNTESLLVGDDEESTNHVNKQTTDLKEEEGLNANSSTHTNSDILLDESSCEGTHVDNDTPPVESSSRETEVLHIESNTEEHSTIGGAKGSSVSSTREGESKTKMNCKGSNTDLDTGVSCVESSLRDDSEDSRGSSLISSGDSSIKEEVSHMGSSNGLLSVPIAKQRGKDLLCVGSSTDSHMRVQRGTTDIIKKRKLSFTNRKRKWSSERTLLENGDRAFNGKKHDRRAKIFKRSINRSPDKDPSQDLSLEMIVSCSPPTSRTSQNKKTNASTQCDPEEVIVLSD